From the genome of Streptomyces sp. NBC_01116, one region includes:
- a CDS encoding SpoIIE family protein phosphatase — MNFTRWSARLPGTQRRAAARDDRSSVPAARAESARADSSPALPDDASPAPSGPASTEALPGPALDDLSAREILARLPAPVALLHGPDHRVAYVNDAYEAAFGPRPCGVPAAEAMPELTQLSVVPLLDQVLRSGTARTVKSRRTAEGGSYTVTCTPVAAWGNTADERDGADQGGTADRRDGEGTDRGADKETDRGADKGGDGRTDARREGGGVLVYAADVTDHAEAAERLRTSERRHRETAVTLQRSLLPQELEQPDDLRIAATYQPGGTDAAVGGDWYDVITLGAGRTALVIGDVMGRGVRAAAVMGQLRTAVRAYARLDLPPHEVIQLLDGLAAEIDASQIATCVYAVHDPNEGQLVYASAGHLPILVRDEDGTVHRAADPTGPPLGTGGWVHTSGTIALPPGSTAVLYTDGLVERRSEDIDEGVASLARALSGAKGSPQVVCDRLIRSLGVTAEHDDDVAVLVVQHPARTGPNAELFHNAALDLLGGIEAAPRARAFATGVLTSWRFPVELRDLGVLATSELVANSLQHGTPPMRLGLRRTDRRLIIEVTDGDDHLPRRRQAEPADEAGRGISIIASIATSWGSRRTPGGGKAVWCEFALPR, encoded by the coding sequence GTGAACTTCACGCGTTGGAGCGCCCGCCTTCCCGGAACGCAGCGTCGAGCCGCCGCCCGGGACGACCGTAGTTCCGTGCCGGCGGCCCGAGCCGAGTCCGCCCGGGCGGACAGCTCGCCCGCCCTGCCGGACGACGCCTCCCCGGCGCCCTCCGGACCCGCCTCGACGGAGGCCCTGCCCGGACCCGCCCTCGACGACCTCTCCGCCCGCGAGATCCTCGCCCGGCTCCCCGCCCCCGTCGCCCTGCTGCACGGCCCGGACCACCGTGTCGCGTACGTCAACGACGCGTACGAGGCCGCGTTCGGCCCACGCCCGTGCGGGGTTCCCGCGGCCGAGGCCATGCCCGAGCTGACCCAGCTCAGCGTGGTCCCGCTGCTCGACCAGGTGCTGCGCAGCGGCACCGCCCGGACGGTCAAGTCCCGCAGGACCGCCGAAGGCGGTTCGTACACCGTGACCTGCACCCCCGTCGCCGCCTGGGGCAACACGGCGGACGAGCGAGACGGAGCGGACCAGGGAGGTACGGCGGACAGGAGAGACGGCGAGGGAACGGACAGGGGAGCAGACAAGGAAACGGACAGGGGAGCGGACAAGGGAGGAGACGGCAGGACCGACGCCAGGAGAGAAGGCGGCGGCGTCCTCGTCTACGCCGCCGACGTCACCGACCACGCCGAAGCCGCCGAACGCCTGCGCACCAGCGAGCGCCGCCACCGCGAAACGGCCGTCACCCTCCAGCGCTCCCTGCTCCCGCAGGAGCTGGAACAGCCCGACGACCTCCGCATCGCCGCCACCTACCAGCCGGGCGGAACCGACGCCGCGGTGGGCGGCGACTGGTACGACGTCATCACCCTCGGCGCGGGCCGCACCGCCCTCGTCATCGGCGACGTGATGGGCCGCGGGGTCCGGGCCGCCGCCGTGATGGGCCAGCTCCGCACCGCCGTACGCGCCTACGCCCGGCTCGACCTCCCGCCGCACGAGGTGATCCAGCTGCTGGACGGCCTCGCCGCCGAGATCGACGCCAGCCAGATCGCGACCTGCGTCTACGCCGTCCACGATCCGAACGAGGGGCAGCTCGTCTACGCCTCCGCCGGACACCTCCCGATCCTCGTCCGCGACGAGGACGGCACCGTCCACCGCGCCGCCGACCCCACCGGCCCCCCGCTCGGCACCGGCGGCTGGGTCCACACCTCGGGCACCATCGCGCTGCCGCCCGGCTCCACCGCGGTGCTCTACACGGACGGCCTGGTCGAACGGCGCAGCGAGGACATCGACGAGGGCGTCGCCTCACTGGCCCGCGCCCTCTCGGGCGCCAAGGGATCACCGCAGGTGGTCTGCGACCGGCTGATCCGCTCCCTCGGCGTGACCGCCGAGCACGACGACGACGTGGCGGTCCTGGTGGTCCAGCACCCCGCCCGGACGGGACCGAACGCGGAGCTGTTCCACAACGCCGCGCTCGATCTCCTCGGCGGCATCGAGGCCGCCCCGCGCGCCCGCGCCTTCGCCACCGGGGTCCTGACCTCCTGGCGCTTCCCCGTCGAGCTCCGCGACCTGGGCGTCCTCGCCACCAGCGAGCTGGTCGCGAACTCCCTCCAGCACGGCACCCCGCCGATGCGCCTGGGGCTGCGCCGCACGGACCGCCGCCTGATCATCGAGGTCACCGACGGCGACGACCACCTGCCGCGCCGCCGCCAGGCCGAACCGGCGGACGAGGCGGGACGCGGCATCTCGATCATCGCCTCGATCGCCACCTCGTGGGGCAGCCGGCGCACGCCGGGCGGCGGCAAGGCGGTCTGGTGCGAGTTCGCCCTGCCACGGTGA
- a CDS encoding NAD(P)/FAD-dependent oxidoreductase encodes MAPDSRGTTPGTRPGVRILVVGGGYVGMYTALRLQRKLKERLKSGDAEIVVVTPEPYMTYQPFLPEAAAGSISPRHVVVPLRRVLNDCTIVIGEAQRVDHAKRTATVTTLATGEDGTGALEIAYDEVVIAPGSVSRTLPVPGLAEFGIGFKTVEEAIGLRNHVIEQMDIASATRDPAIRDAALTFVFVGGGYAGVEALAELEDMARYTARYYHNIKPADLKWILVEASGRILPEVGEAMGTYAVGELRGRNIDVRLDTRLDTCEDRVAVLSDGSRFPTRTLVWTAGVKPAPLLAATDLPLTERGRLRCTATLGVEGMPHAWAAGDAAAVPDLTAAEPGRETAPNAQHAVRQAKVLADNVLASVDGRPLKEYRHAYVGSVASLGLHKGVAHVYGRKLKGYPAWLMHRAYHLSRVPTFNRKARVLAEWTLSGLFKREIVSLGSLEHPRAEFELAAGGGSGTSGLPGPGRPKGPGEPPDDRRTDS; translated from the coding sequence ATGGCTCCAGATTCCCGGGGGACGACCCCCGGCACCCGGCCAGGTGTGCGCATTCTCGTCGTCGGCGGCGGCTACGTCGGGATGTACACAGCGCTGCGTCTCCAACGGAAGTTGAAGGAGAGACTGAAGAGCGGCGACGCCGAGATCGTGGTCGTCACGCCCGAGCCGTACATGACGTACCAGCCCTTCCTCCCCGAAGCGGCGGCCGGCTCGATCTCGCCGCGCCACGTGGTCGTGCCGCTGCGCCGCGTCCTGAACGACTGCACGATCGTCATCGGCGAGGCCCAGCGCGTCGACCACGCCAAACGGACCGCGACCGTCACCACCCTCGCCACCGGTGAGGACGGCACCGGCGCCCTGGAGATCGCGTACGACGAGGTCGTCATCGCCCCCGGATCCGTCTCGCGCACCCTGCCCGTCCCCGGTCTCGCCGAATTCGGCATCGGTTTCAAGACCGTCGAGGAGGCCATCGGGCTGCGCAACCACGTCATCGAGCAGATGGACATCGCCTCCGCGACCCGCGACCCCGCGATCCGCGACGCCGCTCTGACCTTCGTCTTCGTCGGCGGCGGCTACGCGGGCGTGGAGGCGCTGGCCGAACTGGAGGACATGGCCCGCTACACGGCGCGGTATTACCACAACATCAAGCCGGCCGACCTGAAATGGATCCTGGTCGAGGCCTCCGGACGCATCCTCCCCGAGGTCGGCGAGGCCATGGGCACGTACGCCGTCGGGGAGCTGCGCGGCCGGAACATCGACGTACGCCTCGACACCCGTCTCGACACCTGCGAGGACCGCGTCGCCGTCCTCAGCGACGGCTCCCGCTTCCCCACCCGCACCCTCGTGTGGACCGCGGGCGTGAAACCGGCCCCGCTGCTGGCCGCCACCGATCTGCCCCTCACCGAACGGGGCCGGCTCCGTTGTACCGCCACCCTCGGCGTCGAGGGCATGCCGCACGCCTGGGCCGCCGGCGACGCCGCGGCCGTACCCGATCTGACCGCCGCCGAACCGGGCCGCGAGACCGCCCCCAACGCGCAGCACGCGGTGCGCCAGGCGAAGGTCCTCGCCGACAACGTCCTCGCCTCGGTCGACGGGCGGCCGCTCAAGGAGTACCGACACGCGTACGTCGGATCGGTCGCCTCCCTCGGCCTGCACAAGGGCGTCGCGCACGTCTACGGTCGCAAGCTCAAGGGCTACCCCGCCTGGCTGATGCACCGTGCGTACCACCTCAGCCGGGTCCCGACGTTCAACCGGAAGGCGCGCGTCCTTGCCGAATGGACCCTGTCCGGCCTCTTCAAACGCGAGATCGTCTCCCTCGGTTCGCTGGAGCACCCACGCGCCGAGTTCGAACTCGCTGCGGGCGGCGGCTCCGGGACCTCGGGGCTCCCCGGCCCCGGCCGGCCGAAAGGTCCCGGAGAACCGCCGGACGACCGCCGGACGGACAGCTGA
- a CDS encoding TetR/AcrR family transcriptional regulator, whose amino-acid sequence MHIQDKHGQTALSRASEDQGRLGSVGALGVMSSADAVRSAAAVSAATMGSAAAGHAPSGATTSGTATTGVAGTASAPRSAPLRVDAQRNLEHVLRAAREVFGELGYGAPMEDVARRARVGVGTVYRRFPSKDVLVRRIAEEETSRLTEQARTALGQEEKPWSALSRFLRTSVASGAGRLLPPHVLRVGADGEEPGAPAASGATTAPGTVDETRVPQQRQGVGQDDVRVVGRRSGGADGFDGLGEDTGAAELLEVVGRLVDRARDSGELRRDVTVADVLLVIATAAPSLPDAAQQAAASARLLDILLEGLRSRPA is encoded by the coding sequence ATGCATATTCAGGATAAGCATGGCCAGACTGCGCTCTCGCGCGCGTCCGAGGACCAAGGACGCCTCGGCTCCGTGGGAGCGCTCGGCGTCATGAGCTCGGCGGACGCCGTGCGTTCCGCGGCGGCGGTGAGCGCCGCGACGATGGGTTCGGCCGCGGCCGGACACGCCCCGAGCGGGGCGACGACGTCGGGAACGGCGACGACGGGAGTGGCGGGGACCGCGAGCGCGCCGCGCTCGGCTCCGCTGCGCGTCGACGCACAGCGCAATCTGGAGCACGTGCTGCGGGCGGCTCGCGAGGTGTTCGGGGAGCTGGGTTACGGCGCTCCGATGGAGGACGTGGCGCGGCGCGCGCGCGTCGGCGTGGGCACCGTCTACCGGCGGTTCCCGAGCAAGGACGTGCTGGTGCGCCGGATAGCCGAGGAGGAGACCTCCCGGCTGACCGAGCAGGCGCGTACGGCGCTGGGGCAGGAGGAGAAGCCCTGGTCGGCGCTCTCCCGCTTCCTGCGTACGTCCGTGGCGTCGGGCGCGGGCAGGCTGCTGCCGCCGCACGTGCTGCGGGTCGGGGCCGACGGGGAGGAGCCGGGTGCGCCGGCGGCTTCCGGGGCGACGACGGCTCCGGGCACGGTGGACGAGACCCGCGTTCCGCAGCAGCGGCAGGGAGTGGGCCAGGACGACGTCCGCGTCGTCGGCCGGCGCTCCGGGGGCGCCGACGGGTTCGACGGCCTCGGTGAGGACACCGGGGCGGCCGAGCTGCTGGAGGTCGTGGGGCGGCTGGTGGACCGGGCGCGGGACTCCGGTGAGCTGCGCCGGGACGTGACGGTGGCCGATGTGCTGCTGGTCATCGCCACGGCGGCTCCTTCGCTGCCGGACGCCGCTCAGCAGGCCGCGGCCTCGGCCCGGTTGCTGGACATCCTGCTGGAGGGGCTGAGGTCGCGTCCGGCGTGA
- a CDS encoding sigma-70 family RNA polymerase sigma factor, translating to MSGNEQQEEPLGEIAAADKDTKADGPSAGQVPTQAVRGPSDGTAEGGTVLPGPWPAVVEEDASGAVDAHAVPQQRAGRGGAPGLGLSDARLIEDMRAGDDQAYEELFRRHSGAVLRYARSCCRDAHTADDLTAEVFARTLQAVRGGKGPTEAVRAYLMTAVRHVAAAWTKSAKREHLVDDFAVFAAQASRSSELSADDTLDLGADVLAMHEAEQTMAMQAFRSLPERWQAVLWHTTVEEESPSEIAPLFGLTANATAVLASRAREGLKQAYLQAHVSQALTTGGDCAQYADRLGAHARGGLRTRAERGLRKHLEACAKCRLAAGELDHVNAGIPALLPVAVIGWFAAGYALKTAGVVVGGAAGAAGAGAAAAATGSGSAGGAAGGAAASEGLGAPAKAGIAAAVAVAAAAGLVWALVGDDRPKPEPKPVAKPPVVAPAVPTPPPPPPAKPTPRPPVAPAPPAPPPPAPSEPAPKPTPSPTPSPEPPPKPAPPAPSPPPSPKPTPKPPKPTPPPPAPEVYQVSELAYSVFGDRSEPEIVMGRSSWVWQRSNVSIASTRYAHGVTVHARSSVTIQLNRSCARYEAMVGVDDLTMGLGAVRFSVFGGDGARLWRSPVLEGGDHAVPVSVDIAGQSSIRLVVEPETPFGEVALADWAESRISCA from the coding sequence ATGAGCGGTAACGAGCAGCAGGAAGAGCCGCTCGGCGAGATCGCGGCGGCGGACAAGGACACGAAGGCGGACGGGCCGTCCGCCGGGCAGGTGCCGACCCAGGCCGTGCGCGGCCCGTCGGACGGTACGGCCGAGGGCGGCACCGTCCTGCCCGGCCCGTGGCCCGCCGTCGTCGAGGAGGACGCCTCCGGCGCGGTCGACGCCCACGCGGTTCCGCAGCAGCGCGCGGGCCGCGGCGGGGCCCCCGGTCTCGGGCTCTCCGACGCCCGGTTGATCGAGGACATGCGCGCCGGCGACGACCAGGCCTACGAGGAGCTGTTCCGGCGGCATTCGGGCGCCGTCCTGCGCTACGCCCGCAGCTGCTGCCGGGACGCGCACACCGCCGACGACCTGACGGCCGAGGTGTTCGCGCGCACGCTCCAGGCCGTGCGGGGCGGAAAAGGCCCGACGGAAGCGGTCCGGGCCTACCTGATGACCGCCGTCCGCCATGTCGCCGCCGCCTGGACGAAGAGCGCGAAGCGTGAGCATCTCGTCGACGACTTCGCGGTGTTCGCCGCCCAGGCCTCCCGTTCCTCCGAGCTCTCCGCCGACGACACCCTCGACCTCGGCGCCGACGTCCTCGCGATGCACGAGGCCGAGCAGACGATGGCGATGCAGGCGTTCCGGAGCCTCCCGGAGCGCTGGCAGGCGGTCCTGTGGCACACCACGGTGGAGGAGGAGTCGCCGAGCGAGATCGCCCCGCTGTTCGGCCTCACCGCCAACGCCACCGCCGTCCTGGCCAGCCGTGCCCGTGAAGGGCTCAAGCAGGCCTACCTCCAGGCCCACGTCAGCCAGGCGCTCACCACCGGCGGGGACTGCGCGCAGTACGCCGACCGGCTCGGCGCCCACGCCCGGGGCGGTCTGCGGACCCGCGCCGAGCGCGGGCTGCGCAAGCACCTCGAAGCATGCGCCAAGTGCCGTTTGGCCGCAGGCGAGTTGGACCATGTGAACGCCGGGATTCCGGCGCTGCTGCCCGTCGCGGTCATCGGATGGTTCGCCGCCGGGTATGCGCTCAAGACCGCCGGCGTCGTGGTCGGCGGCGCGGCCGGGGCGGCCGGGGCGGGGGCCGCCGCGGCGGCCACCGGGTCCGGTTCGGCCGGTGGGGCCGCCGGAGGCGCGGCCGCCTCCGAAGGTCTCGGCGCACCCGCCAAGGCGGGGATCGCCGCCGCCGTGGCGGTGGCCGCCGCGGCCGGTCTGGTGTGGGCGCTCGTCGGCGACGACCGGCCGAAGCCGGAGCCCAAGCCGGTCGCGAAGCCGCCGGTCGTGGCGCCCGCCGTGCCCACGCCGCCTCCCCCGCCGCCCGCGAAGCCGACCCCGAGGCCTCCGGTCGCCCCCGCACCGCCCGCGCCGCCGCCCCCGGCCCCGTCCGAGCCGGCCCCGAAGCCGACGCCGAGCCCCACACCCTCCCCCGAGCCGCCGCCGAAGCCCGCGCCCCCGGCTCCGAGCCCGCCGCCGTCCCCGAAGCCGACGCCGAAGCCGCCGAAGCCCACTCCGCCCCCGCCCGCCCCGGAGGTGTACCAGGTCAGCGAGCTGGCGTACTCCGTGTTCGGCGACAGGAGCGAGCCGGAGATCGTGATGGGGCGGAGCAGCTGGGTCTGGCAGCGCTCGAACGTGTCCATCGCCTCCACCCGTTACGCGCACGGGGTGACCGTGCACGCCCGCTCCTCGGTGACCATCCAGCTGAACCGGTCCTGCGCGCGCTACGAGGCCATGGTCGGCGTGGACGATCTGACGATGGGGCTCGGCGCCGTGCGCTTCTCCGTGTTCGGCGGGGACGGGGCCCGGCTGTGGCGCTCCCCGGTGCTGGAGGGCGGCGATCACGCCGTCCCGGTGAGCGTGGACATCGCCGGCCAGTCCTCGATCCGTCTCGTCGTGGAGCCGGAGACGCCGTTCGGAGAGGTGGCTCTGGCCGACTGGGCGGAGTCCCGGATCAGCTGCGCCTGA
- a CDS encoding asparagine synthase-related protein, whose protein sequence is MRWLVGWSSIAASFGTVGAVGNGGEGRTVHPVGSQLLWGDPDPLWAVGDWRPDEIRVIGVATPEGAPTARLAVLGCCGATDEQLRVGLLAARGGAMRHLTAWPGSYTAVVQIGRRITVAGDLAGARPVFHTPWANGTAFATAALPLADLIEAQLDIGHLAALLACPETPEALGDGTPYVGVKRVPPGHALILREGSREITGYEAVASLAVAAPQADPVHAVEGVRDALVEAVRARLTAPRHAPESRPPDPGPVPGMGPADRRAARGGPVAGIGADLSGGSASATLALLASGLPGLPGTLLGHGTGAGERLLAVTFNDLTTRGNEDELERARAIAANPRLHHVVVAAGEEALPYASLETGPLTDEPAPSLVLAERHRRRLSAGSADHLVGSGARQVLDAHPARLADLLMDRRRRHLLRPVAALTKAEGPTAHSLFVPLTVYRAARRLARTSYRTGLESAAGLLPDANRHAPGLATPADASLAALAWSRPGPAARWLTGEALAEVSVRLQEAAIRPTSVQRPGEARARAALARGAADHRILEQAAEIRSQRLHAPFLDNQVVRAARALPESLRVQPGARAAILRRVLGGAGIHDLPPGWGTPSQATSTAVTRTGLRIALPDLMALFDAPLLADAGLVEARVVRKALRAASEGEPLPLDGLADLASTELWLRRLLARRGTCWTGTAAPRQRAVAGGVTPARRTLQP, encoded by the coding sequence ATGCGTTGGTTGGTGGGATGGAGCAGTATCGCCGCGAGCTTCGGCACCGTCGGAGCCGTCGGAAACGGCGGAGAGGGGCGCACGGTTCACCCCGTGGGCTCCCAACTCCTGTGGGGAGATCCGGATCCGCTGTGGGCGGTCGGCGACTGGCGGCCCGACGAGATCCGCGTCATCGGCGTCGCGACCCCCGAAGGGGCGCCCACCGCCCGCCTCGCGGTCCTCGGCTGCTGCGGCGCCACCGACGAGCAACTGCGCGTCGGACTGCTCGCCGCACGCGGCGGCGCGATGCGCCATCTCACCGCCTGGCCCGGCAGTTACACCGCCGTCGTGCAGATCGGCCGCCGCATCACCGTCGCGGGCGACCTGGCCGGAGCCCGGCCCGTCTTCCACACCCCCTGGGCCAACGGCACCGCCTTCGCCACCGCCGCCCTGCCGCTCGCCGACCTCATCGAGGCCCAGCTGGACATCGGGCACCTCGCCGCCCTGCTCGCCTGCCCGGAGACCCCCGAGGCCCTCGGCGACGGCACGCCCTACGTGGGCGTGAAGCGGGTCCCGCCGGGCCACGCGCTCATCCTGCGGGAGGGCTCGCGGGAGATCACCGGATACGAGGCCGTCGCCTCGCTCGCCGTCGCCGCACCCCAGGCCGACCCGGTGCACGCCGTGGAGGGCGTACGGGACGCGCTCGTCGAAGCCGTACGCGCCCGGCTCACGGCCCCGCGCCACGCGCCGGAATCCCGGCCGCCGGACCCGGGACCGGTCCCCGGCATGGGCCCCGCCGACCGGCGTGCGGCCCGGGGCGGCCCCGTGGCGGGCATCGGCGCCGACCTCTCCGGGGGCAGTGCCTCCGCCACCCTCGCCCTGCTCGCCTCCGGGCTGCCCGGCCTCCCCGGCACCCTCCTCGGCCACGGCACCGGCGCGGGCGAACGCCTCCTCGCCGTCACCTTCAACGACCTCACCACCCGCGGCAACGAGGACGAGTTGGAGCGCGCCCGCGCCATCGCCGCCAACCCGCGCCTGCACCACGTGGTCGTCGCGGCGGGCGAAGAGGCCCTGCCGTACGCCTCGTTGGAGACCGGCCCGCTCACCGACGAACCGGCCCCCTCCCTCGTCCTCGCCGAACGCCACCGCCGCCGGCTCTCCGCGGGCAGCGCCGACCACCTCGTCGGGAGCGGGGCCCGACAGGTCCTGGACGCCCACCCGGCCCGCCTCGCCGACCTCCTGATGGACCGGCGCAGACGCCACCTGCTGCGCCCCGTCGCCGCCCTGACCAAGGCCGAAGGCCCCACGGCGCACTCCCTGTTCGTCCCGCTGACGGTCTACCGCGCCGCCCGCCGCCTGGCCCGTACGTCGTACCGCACCGGCCTGGAGTCCGCCGCCGGACTCCTCCCCGACGCCAACCGCCACGCCCCCGGCCTCGCCACCCCCGCCGACGCCTCGCTCGCCGCCCTCGCCTGGTCGCGCCCGGGACCGGCGGCGCGCTGGCTGACGGGGGAGGCACTGGCCGAAGTATCGGTTCGCCTCCAGGAGGCGGCGATCCGGCCCACCTCCGTGCAGCGCCCGGGGGAGGCCCGGGCCCGCGCGGCCCTCGCCCGGGGGGCCGCCGACCACCGGATCCTGGAACAGGCCGCGGAGATCCGCAGCCAGCGCCTGCACGCCCCGTTCCTCGACAACCAGGTCGTCCGGGCGGCCCGCGCCCTGCCCGAGTCCCTGCGCGTCCAGCCCGGCGCACGGGCCGCGATCCTGCGCCGGGTGCTCGGCGGGGCGGGCATCCACGATCTGCCGCCCGGCTGGGGCACGCCCTCCCAGGCCACCTCCACCGCCGTCACCCGCACCGGCCTGCGCATCGCGCTGCCCGACCTGATGGCCCTCTTCGACGCGCCGCTGCTGGCCGACGCGGGCCTGGTCGAGGCCCGGGTGGTCCGCAAGGCCCTGCGCGCCGCCTCCGAGGGCGAGCCGCTGCCCCTGGACGGCCTGGCGGACCTGGCCTCCACCGAACTGTGGCTGCGCCGCCTGCTGGCCCGGCGCGGCACCTGCTGGACCGGTACCGCCGCTCCGCGCCAGCGCGCGGTCGCGGGCGGTGTGACCCCCGCCCGGCGCACGCTCCAGCCCTGA
- a CDS encoding sporulation protein — translation MSREQRGPNEKLGTVLALAGISNAGLARRVNDLGAQRGLTLRYDKTSVARWVAKGMVPQGAAPHLIAAAIGAKLGRPVPLHEIGLADADPAPEVGLAFPRDVGEAVRSATELYRLDLAGRRGGGGIWQSLAGSFSVSAYATPASRWLITPADPSVARDPTAAQAAVLGARGGGSESPGGAGARGPGAAPDARGAHLLHPGAAGSVPLQPGPEAVADASPLRVGHSDVSKLREAAQDARRWDSKYGGGDWRSSMVPECLRVDAAPLLLGSYTDEVGRALFGASAELTRLAGWMAFDTGQQEAAQRYYIQALRLARAAADVPLGGYVLASMSLQATYRGFADEGVDLAQAAVERNRGLATARTMSFFRLVEARAHAKAGDAPAAGAALKGAESWLERSRTGDSDPPWLGFYGYDRFAADAAECYRDLKAPRQVRRFTEQALSRPTEEFVRSHGLRLVVSAVAELESGNLDAACAAGTRAVEVAGRISSARTTEYVRDLLHRLEPYGDEPRVAELRERARPLLVTPG, via the coding sequence ATGTCCAGGGAGCAACGCGGGCCGAACGAGAAGCTCGGCACGGTTCTCGCCCTCGCGGGAATCAGTAACGCCGGGCTCGCCCGGCGGGTCAACGACCTCGGAGCACAGCGCGGTCTGACACTTCGCTACGACAAGACCTCGGTGGCCCGGTGGGTCGCCAAGGGAATGGTGCCGCAGGGCGCGGCGCCGCATCTCATCGCGGCGGCGATCGGGGCCAAGCTCGGCCGGCCGGTCCCGCTGCACGAGATCGGCCTCGCCGACGCGGACCCCGCCCCGGAGGTCGGCCTCGCCTTCCCCCGGGACGTGGGCGAGGCGGTCCGGTCGGCGACCGAGCTGTACCGGCTGGATCTGGCCGGGCGGCGGGGCGGCGGCGGGATCTGGCAGTCCCTGGCGGGATCGTTCTCCGTGAGCGCCTACGCGACGCCCGCCTCGCGCTGGCTGATAACCCCCGCCGATCCGTCGGTGGCCCGGGACCCGACGGCGGCGCAGGCCGCCGTCCTCGGGGCGCGCGGCGGCGGATCCGAGAGCCCCGGCGGGGCCGGCGCCCGCGGACCGGGCGCCGCTCCGGACGCCCGGGGCGCACACCTCCTCCACCCCGGCGCGGCGGGCTCCGTCCCGCTCCAGCCCGGCCCGGAGGCCGTGGCGGACGCCTCACCGCTGCGGGTCGGGCACAGCGATGTGTCGAAGCTGCGTGAGGCGGCGCAGGACGCCCGGCGCTGGGACTCCAAGTACGGCGGCGGCGACTGGCGCTCCTCCATGGTTCCCGAGTGCTTACGCGTCGACGCCGCACCACTGCTCCTCGGCTCGTACACCGACGAGGTCGGGCGGGCCCTGTTCGGCGCGTCGGCCGAGCTGACCCGGCTGGCCGGCTGGATGGCCTTCGACACCGGCCAGCAGGAGGCCGCCCAGCGCTACTACATCCAGGCCCTGCGCCTGGCCCGGGCCGCCGCGGACGTCCCGCTCGGCGGCTATGTCCTCGCCTCGATGTCCCTCCAGGCGACCTACCGCGGCTTCGCCGACGAGGGCGTCGACCTCGCCCAGGCGGCCGTCGAGCGCAACCGCGGCCTCGCCACCGCCCGCACCATGAGCTTCTTCCGGCTGGTGGAGGCCCGCGCCCATGCGAAGGCGGGCGACGCACCGGCCGCGGGGGCCGCGCTCAAGGGCGCGGAGAGCTGGCTGGAGCGGTCCCGGACCGGCGACTCCGACCCGCCCTGGCTCGGCTTCTACGGCTACGACCGGTTCGCCGCCGACGCCGCCGAGTGCTACCGGGACCTGAAGGCCCCCCGCCAGGTGCGGCGCTTCACCGAGCAGGCGCTGTCCCGGCCGACCGAGGAGTTCGTCCGCAGCCACGGCCTGCGGCTCGTCGTCTCCGCCGTCGCCGAGCTGGAATCGGGCAATCTGGACGCGGCCTGCGCGGCGGGCACCCGGGCGGTGGAGGTCGCGGGCCGGATCTCCTCGGCCCGCACCACGGAGTACGTGCGCGATCTGCTCCACCGCCTGGAGCCGTACGGGGACGAGCCCCGCGTAGCGGAGCTGCGGGAACGGGCCCGCCCCCTGCTGGTCACCCCGGGCTGA